A single region of the Schizosaccharomyces osmophilus chromosome 3, complete sequence genome encodes:
- the mde7 gene encoding RNA-binding protein Mde7, whose protein sequence is MSQLSTLNNHQKPAKPEDASGRMSVSSLSSNPWNNAPEQPQTGHMHNGSTGSLLNPLLSGMSNGASHPLNYLYAPYAQPAKSAAPPYLSTMNPIGTSPTKLPSLSATNVSGPASGGVDASNYPPNFPTQSRPSLWNPAYDSSPGLDGTGNSPPKFRGNSCSVSDGRLSVNALNSLTSFDPQNAGLGLSLRSRTPSLVPEHIFDDTDKSLQSKSSSGSNSFSEFTPESFDSCTLHVLDGLPDDIDNREFSGIFTFCEGYMQSKVVIDSGHRKGIVTFNNPNAATKAKQMLMNTPTNTFTIVQGNLHINDNLQQRPTPSVNPVPMQMNKKVDPLLGNIRPSPTVENSQYLDSISESKMSSSFPSLDALQSCEPFKGPKSDYMAQPRTSIRSPSPLTWKNNQAFQNGGIGDKTWYGSQSLKNGYNTTTNNPLLSNAGSKKMTKLPTTLSNISEANPAYDILGSLAPTIEDERFTLTQSISPKARYHVAEKPTYQKENSFSSSQGLDRSNPFEEALRMERLSPAKELPAIRPRAIPLNGVAPYEPEFQRPPNWKPLPDLNTVKSRTSLKKRPIPKTQNLETNLLSCFQADTLQVEFDPSASDATVHADQNTPCNTIYVGNISGYDQEKELRKLFSTQPGYRRLSFKVKGSNPMCFVEFEEISYATKTLNQLQGAILKNSPKGGIRLSYSKNPLGVRSSESLPIVAAASQRASPVKNGSAYSAKAQASLDRSPPFPSSVSRQTSSTSLPSKHGNMSDLFDIFEINTK, encoded by the coding sequence ATGAGTCAACTGTCTACACTTAACAATCATCAGAAACCTGCTAAACCTGAAGATGCTAGCGGTAGAATGTCTGTATCTAGTCTTTCTTCTAATCCTTGGAACAACGCGCCTGAACAACCACAAACAGGCCACATGCATAATGGAAGTACTGGGAGCTTGCTCAATCCTTTATTGTCAGGAATGTCAAATGGCGCGTCTCATCCATTGAATTATCTCTATGCTCCATACGCTCAACCTGCCAAATCAGCTGCCCCTCCTTATCTGTCAACTATGAATCCTATAGGAACGAGCCCAACGAAATTGCCTTCCTTGTCTGCCACAAACGTTTCCGGCCCAGCTTCAGGTGGAGTGGATGCTTCCAACTATCCGCCCAATTTTCCGACACAATCCCGTCCTTCTCTCTGGAATCCCGCTTATGATTCTTCCCCTGGTTTAGATGGAACAGGGAATTCCCCTCCAAAGTTCCGTGGCAATAGCTGCAGTGTTTCAGACGGCCGACTTTCTGTGAACGCTCTAAACTCGCTTACCTCCTTTGATCCGCAAAATGCAGGACTTGGCCTTTCTCTTCGGTCAAGAACTCCAAGTTTGGTTCCTGAACATATATTTGATGACACCGACAAATCTCTACAATCGAAGAGTAGCAGTGGCTCAAACTCATTCAGCGAGTTTACTCCTGAAAGCTTTGACTCGTGCACGCTCCATGTACTCGACGGTCTCCCAGATGACATTGATAACCGAGAGTTCAGTGGAATCTTTACATTTTGTGAAGGTTATATGCAATCAAAGGTTGTAATCGATTCGGGTCATCGTAAAGGAATTGTTACCTTCAATAACCCCAATGCAGCTACCAAAGCTAAGCAAATGCTGATGAACACGCCAACCAACACATTTACAATCGTTCAGGGAAACCTTCATATCAATGATAATTTACAACAACGACCAACTCCGTCGGTGAATCCTGTTCCGATGCAAATGAACAAGAAGGTAGACCCTTTGTTAGGAAATATTCGTCCTTCCCCGACCGTGGAAAACTCTCAGTATCTCGATTCGATTTCCGAAAGCAAGATGTCTTCTTCGTTCCCTAGCCTTGATGCTTTGCAATCTTGTGAACCTTTCAAAGGTCCTAAATCCGATTACATGGCACAACCAAGAACTTCTATTAGAAGCCCTTCTCCATTGACTTGGAAAAATAACCAAGCTTTCCAGAATGGAGGGATTGGTGATAAGACTTGGTATGGGTCCCAAAGTCTTAAGAATGGATATAATACCACAACCAACAACCCTCTACTCTCTAACGCAGgttccaaaaaaatgacaAAGTTACCGACAACACTGTCAAATATTAGTGAAGCCAATCCCGCGTACGATATCCTCGGCAGCCTTGCACCTACAATTGAGGATGAACGTTTTACTTTAACTCAGTCTATCTCTCCTAAAGCCAGATACCATGTTGCTGAGAAGCCTACATATCAAAAAGAGaactctttttcatcttcacAAGGGCTTGATCGCTCAAatccttttgaagaagccTTGAGAATGGAACGTTTAAGCCCTGCCAAAGAGCTACCAGCAATTCGACCTCGAGCTATACCCCTTAACGGTGTAGCACCATACGAGCCTGAATTCCAGCGTCCTCCAAATTGGAAACCGTTGCCTGATTTAAATACCGTTAAGTCAAGAACGTCCTTAAAAAAGCGACCAATCCCCAAAACCCAAAACCTTGAAACTAACTTGCTATCGTGTTTTCAAGCTGATACACTGCAAGTAGAATTTGACCCTAGTGCTTCAGATGCCACTGTTCACGCAGACCAAAACACTCCCTGTAATACCATCTATGTGGGAAACATTTCTGGTTATGaccaagaaaaggaattgcGAAAACTTTTCTCAACACAACCAGGGTATCGCagactttcttttaaagtcAAGGGTAGCAACCCAATGTGCTTTGTAGAGTTTGAAGAAATCTCTTATGCTACGAAAACATTGAATCAACTTCAAGGAGCCATCCTAAAAAATAGCCCTAAAGGAGGAATTCGTCTAAGTTACTCAAAAAATCCACTTGGAGTCCGATCATCAGAGAGCTTACCCATAGTTGCAGCGGCTTCGCAAAGAGCCTCCCCCGTCAAAAATGGAAGTGCTTATTCTGCAAAAGCTCAAGCCTCTTTGGATAGAAGCCCACCTTTCCCGTCAAGTGTTTCAAGACAAACAAGTTCAACCAGTCTTCCAAGTAAGCACGGAAATATGAGTGATTTGTTTGACATATTTGAAATAAACACTAAATAA
- a CDS encoding sulfate transmembrane transporter — translation MNFSNSQQPNSSRSALLQKNERLKTNPSYHSLARKSSTWMRANAPTQKPSAFRRLQYYIPVLHWLPNYAFGNFIWDILAGCSTACLSIPVALSYSQTFLGIPPVYSLMGASISPILYSLFTASPLLSVGPEAGICLLIAGNIHQRVIQNSETPEKMAILITGMITFLTGLFTLAAGTFRLGFLDALVSPVLLRGCISSISVIIMINQASVIFGLTHIQPIKSDLPIEKLIFILHNISKSHKFTCAVSMVGIVLFTASRIGKTRFSSRFPRIVSIPDTVLILLVAALLSKQFQWHSVHGVPILGDVETKVIYPRLPLPKLNKLNFISESLQTGLTCAFLSFIDTIIAIKALSTQRSQILRSNRELFSLGLANIGGSLFSGLPICGGYLRSKCNILSGGRTQVSAIACGVIVFLATLYILPIFSHVPNCLLSAMVVSLALSLLTDVTYEIASLVKLRAFYEILMIVSIASITMMLGLETGIIFGLGITILQIIRHATRSRIMFRTTVDENEDNILLEDHASGRSQRIDTLAVDSDDQLRVLVVRIPEPLFFANVSQLEDRLSRLEKYGNPRMHPGEMPYHCVEDLEIVVFDMVGVSSMDSSALFTFRRILARYRNYRTNIYLVSVDPSILQIFEKHGIIEIIGGFNHVFESMKELDAARDTGGRLF, via the coding sequence ATGAATTTTTCTAATAGTCAGCAACCAAACAGTTCACGGTCAGCTTTAttgcaaaaaaatgaaCGTTTAAAGACAAATCCTTCATATCATTCGCTCGCTAGAAAATCATCAACTTGGATGCGAGCGAATGCCCCTACACAAAAGCCTTCTGCCTTCCGAAGACTTCAGTACTATATCCCCGTATTGCATTGGCTTCCAAATTATGCATTTGGAAATTTTATTTGGGATATTTTGGCCGGATGCTCTACGGCGTGTCTTTCGATTCCTGTTGCCCTCAGCTATTCTCAGACATTCTTGGGGATTCCTCCGGTGTACTCGTTGATGGGTGCTTCCATAAGTCCGATACTCTATAGCCTTTTTACGGCTAGTCCATTGCTTAGCGTGGGTCCAGAAGCTGGTATATGTTTGCTAATTGCAGGTAATATTCATCAAAGGGTAATTCAGAATAGCGAAACCCCAGAAAAAATGGCTATTCTCATTACCGGAATGATTACTTTTTTGACAGGCCTCTTTACATTGGCAGCAGGGACTTTTCGACTTGGCTTTCTTGATGCTCTTGTGTCTCCTGTTTTGCTTCGTGGTTGCATTTCGTCGATTTCAGTCATTATTATGATCAACCAAGCTAGCGTCATTTTTGGACTAACTCACATCCAACCTATCAAGTCGGATCTTCCTATAgaaaaattgatttttataCTGCATaatatttcaaaatctCACAAGTTTACCTGCGCAGTTTCAATGGTTggtattgttttatttactgCGTCGCGTATAGGAAAGACAAGATTTTCTTCCCGCTTCCCTAGAATTGTTTCCATTCCGGATACcgttttgattcttctgGTAGCAGCTCTACTCAGTAAACAGTTTCAGTGGCATTCCGTTCACGGGGTACCAATTCTTGGTGACGTTGAAACAAAGGTCATCTATCCTAGACTCCCTTTACCTAAACTAAATAAACTAAATTTTATTAGTGAATCTTTGCAAACTGGTTTGACATGCGCATTTCTGTCATTCATTGATACCATTATAGCTATTAAGGCTCTCTCAACTCAAAGAAGCCAAATACTTCGGTCAAATCGAGAGTTGTTTTCATTAGGACTAGCAAACATTGGTGGAAGCCTGTTTTCCGGTTTGCCTATATGCGGTGGTTATTTACGTTCAAAGTGCAACATCCTTTCAGGTGGTCGTACTCAGGTTTCTGCGATAGCATGTGGTGTTATTGTATTTTTGGCAACTTTGTATATTTTGCCTATTTTTTCCCATGTACCTAATTGCTTGTTATCGGCAATGGTTGTGTCTTTGGCTCTTTCTTTACTAACAGATGTTACTTATGAAATTGCATCTTTGGTAAAGCTTCGCGCGTTTTACGAAATTCTCATGATAGTTTCTATAGCTAGTATAACGATGATGCTTGGCTTGGAAACTGGAATCATATTTGGACTTGGTATTACAATTTTGCAAATAATACGGCATGCGACTCGTTCTCGCATTATGTTTCGAACTACAGTtgatgaaaacgaagataATATCCTGTTGGAAGATCATGCCTCTGGCCGTTCTCAGCGGATAGATACGCTTGCAGTTGATTCCGATGATCAGCTTCGTGTTCTTGTAGTTAGAATTCCAGAACcccttttctttgctaaTGTTAGTCAATTGGAAGATCGATTGAGTCGACTGGAGAAATACGGGAATCCACGCATGCATCCTGGTGAAATGCCATATCACTGTGTTGAAGACCTGGAGATCGTTGTTTTTGATATGGTTGGTGTTTCTTCCATGGATTCGAGTgctttatttacttttcgtCGAATCTTGGCAAGGTACAGAAATTATAGAACCAACATCTATCTTGTTTCTGTTGATCCTTCAATTCTGcagatttttgaaaagcatGGTATTATCGAGATTATTGGAGGATTCAAtcatgtttttgaaagtatGAAGGAATTGGATGCTGCACGTGATACAGGAGGGAGGTTATtttaa
- the nip7 gene encoding RNA-binding ribosome biogenesis protein Nip7, producing MRPLTHEETKTFFEKLAQYIGKNITHLIDRPDDPHCFRLQKDRVYYVSEKAMKLATSVARTNLMSLGICFGKFTKSNKFRLHITSLDYIAQYARYKIWVKANGEMPFLYGNHVLKAHVGRITDDTPQHQGVIVYSMNDTPLGFGVTARSTVELTRLDPTTIVGFHQADVGEYLRDEDTLF from the exons ATGAGGCCTTTAACACACGAAGAAACAAAGACTTTTTTTGAGAAGCTCGCTCAATA TATCGGTAAAAATATCACTCATTTAATTGATCGTCCAGACGATCCCCACTGCTTtcgtttacaaaaagaTCGTGTCTACTATGTCAG TGAAAAGGCTATGAAACTGGCTACTTCGGTTGCTCGTACGAATCTTATGTCCTTGGGTATCTGTTTTGGAAAGTTTACAAAATCGAACAAGTTCCGCTTACACATCACCTCCTTGGATTATATTGCCCAATACGCTAGATATAAAATCTGGGTCAAGGCTAACGGTGAAATGCCCTTCCTTTATGGTAACCACGTTTTGAAGGCTCATGTCGGTCGTATTACCGACGACACTCCTCAACACCAAGGTGTCATCGTTTATTCTATGAATGATACTCCTTTGGGTTTCGGCGTGACAGCTCGCTCTACTGTGGAATTGACACGTTTAGATCCCACCACCATCGTTGGTTTCCATCAAGCTGATGTCGGAGAGTATTTGCGTGATGAAGATACTCTCTTCTAA
- the srp72 gene encoding signal recognition particle subunit Srp72: protein MADTEEQITTLADRVGKIEVGDSKLDIYRKVLSLIDVECYVEALDIIEKYLGEQDAVYERVYCKFHLKQDYPAIEDVHFVQHLEAQEAYRKSDFSKAVKVYEKLIKELPEQHSDIQVNLLAVASQLPGWQIESMPSLEDQDSLFNLATRYLTLQQWNKAINLLSSLVTNLETKDNKSSEEGSHVDLCRLQLVYAHLMAGELQKAEKESKKLASTSLDETSRVLFVNNVLCLNNGNPYLAFRSIHETPVEKAFTKLLASQNLQLTRNLALLDMAVGKLRAVHKKEKRTEEDKLFYDVLMLEHEKGALSSSKKLSGYLENKFQKIPADTSSGLLLIQYKISNGNYRGALAVYKKMCGALEVSKDFALRYSPGLAGLGDALLSKVQCSQAPSTENLHAAARYWTDKPNCHAKLLLCTRSLLASIDEKVNVDFVRSGLKTVEELIEWNGPISELISSKVAALCYIDEPISQPLESHLISVADLVGNVDIDAVESKGVPVSTTIGSLKREANNDASKKTRKRQKPMPKNFNPNSVADPQRWLPKRDRTNVKIKNKGRNMQGIAT, encoded by the exons ATGGCGGACACTGAAGAACAGATTACTACTCTTGCCGATCGTGTTGGAAAAATAGAAGTGGGCGATTCTAAATTAGATATTTATCGGAAAGTTTTGAGCCTGATTGATGTGGAATGCTATGTAGAAGCCTTGGATATCATTGAAAAGTATTTGGGCGAACAGGATGCTGTTTACGAGAGAGTTTATTGcaaatttcatttaaagCAAGATTATCCTGCAATAGAGGATGTTCATTTTGTTCAGCATTTGGAAGCTCAAGAG GCTTATCGAAAGTCAGATTTCTCTAAAGCTGTTAAAGTTTACGAAAAGcttataaaagaattg CCAGAACAACATTCTGATATTCAAGTAAATTTGCTTGCAGTTGCTTCTCAACTCCCCGGATGGCAAATTGAAAGTATGCCTTCTTTGGAGGATCAAgattctttgtttaatttGGCTACTCGTTACCTTACCTTACAACAATGGAACAAGGCTATTAATTTGCTGTCTTCCTTAGTCACGAATttggaaaccaaagataACAAGTCTTCCGAAGAAGGTTCCCATGTGGATTTATGCCGTTTGCAATTGGTTTATGCACATTTGATGGCTGGTGAGTTGCAAAAAGCCGAAAAAGAATCTAAGAAATTAGCCTCAACAAG TCTCGATGAAACTTCAAGAGTCCTTTTTGTTAACAATGTTTTGTGCTTAAATAACGGAAATCCCTACCTTGCTTTTCGCAGCATTCACGAAACACCAGTcgaaaaagcttttacCAAGTTGTTGGCTTCTCAAAATTTACAACTTACAAGAAATTTGGCCTTGCTGGACATGGCCGTTGGTAAATTGCGTGCTGTTcacaagaaagaaaagcgtACCGAAGAGGATAAACTATTTTACGATGTTCTTATGTTAGAACATGAGAAAGGTGCACTTTCCTCTTCTAAGAAGCTTTCTGGATATTTAGAAAACAAGTTCCAAAAAATTCCTGCTGATACTAGTAGCGGCCTTTTACTGATTCAATATAAAATCTCAAATGGAAACTATCGTGGCGCATTGGCTGTGTACAAGAAAATGTGTGGAGCATTAGAAGTTTCTAAAGATTTTGCATTGAGGTATTCCCCTGGTTTAGCCGGTTTAGGCGACGCACTCCTTTCTAAGGTCCAATGTTCTCAAGCTCCAAGCACTGAAAATTTACATGCTGCTGCTAGATATTGGACTGACAAACCCAATTGCCATGCCAAACTATTATTGTGCACCCGTTCATTGTTGGCTTCAATTGATGAGAAAGTAAACGTTGATTTCGTGCGAAGTGGTTTGAAGACAGTTGAGGAATTAATTGAGTGGAATGGTCCTATCAGTGAGTTGATCTCCAGTAAAGTGGCTGCCCTTTGCTACATTGATGAACCCATTAGTCAACCACTTGAGAGTCATTTAATTTCTGTGGCTGATTTAGTGGGGAATGTTGATATTGATGCAGTTGAGTCCAAGGGAGTACCAGTGTCGACTACCATAGGATCGTTGAAACGTGAGGCTAATAACGACGCGTctaagaaaacaagaaagcgCCAAAAGCCTATGCCGAAGAATTTTAATCCAAACTCAGTGGCAGATCCCCAACGCTGGCTTCCTAAGCGGGATCGTACTAATGTTaagataaaaaacaaaggcaGAAACATGCAAGGAATTGCAACCtaa
- the hem15 gene encoding ferrochelatase Hem15, whose translation MIRSRFLRFPVLRPRCFSPSFHFDFQNPSLNTRKASSMTAKTTESVEFQDTASRKGPTAIVMLNMGGPSNLDEVGPFLERLFSDGDIIPLGYFQNLLGKLIAKRRTSAVREHYREIGGGSPILHWTEYQGKEICRILDETSPQSAPHVPFVAFRYAPPLTEEMLKDLRDSKIKRAVAFSQYPQWSCSTSGASLNELRKQLLEMNMEHDVDWSVLDRWFLQEGLLKAFSENIQKTLETYPKEERDDVVIIFSAHSLPMSQVSKGDPYVNEVAATTYGIMQNLGFKYKYINSWQSKVGPVPWMSPSTEDVIQQFGKQGHKNMILVPVAFTSDHIETLKELEDYIEDAKSKGITGVKRAPSINDNAVAIKGMADLVRLHLETSTPHSRQFTQRCPGCTNESCQKRIDFFQRS comes from the exons ATGATTCGATCTCGTTTTTTACGATTTCCAGTTCTAAGACCAAGATGTTTTTCACcaagttttcattttgacTTTCAAAATCCATCGTTAAATACTAGGAAAGCCTCTTCGATGACAGCAAAGACAACAGAATCTGTCGAGTTCCAAGATACCGCTTCTAGAAAAGGGCCAACT GCTATTGTGATGCTTAATATGGGTGGACCATCGAATTTAGACGAG GTTGGTCCTTTTTTGGAACGCCTCTTTTCTGATGGTGACATTATTCCACTAGGCTACTTTCAAAACTTACTTGGTAAATTAATTGCTAAGAGAAGAACTTCCGCCGTTCGAGAGCATTACAGAGAAATTGGGGGTGGAAGCCCAATTTTGCATTGGACTGAATATCAAGGAAAAGAGATCTGTAGAATCTTAGATGAAACCTCTCCCCAGTCGGCTCCTCATGTTCCATTCGTGGCCTTTCGTTATGCTCCTCCTTTAACCGAAGAAATGCTTAAGGACTTGAGAGACTCTAAAATTAAGCGTGCGGTTGCCTTTAGTCAGTATCCTCAATGGTCTTGTTCAACAAGTGGTGCTTCTCTGAATGAACTACGAAAACAGCTTCTTGAAATGAATATGGAGCACGATGTTGACTGGTCTGTTTTGGATCGTTGGTTTTTACAGGAAGGTTTGTTGAAGgctttttcagaaaatattcaaaaaacctTGGAGACGTATCCTAAGGAGGAACGAGATGATGTTGTGATTATATTCAGTGCCCACTCATTACCCATGTCTCAAGTTTCTAAAGGAGATCCATACGTGAATGAAGTTGCTGCAACTACTTATGGCATTATGCAAAATCTGGGgtttaaatataaatatataaactCTTGGCAGTCCAAAGTTGGCCCCGTTCCTTGGATGTCTCCTTCCACAGAAGACGTAATTCAGCAATTTGGAAAGCAAGGCCATAAAAACATGATATTAGTCCCCGTTGCCTTTACTTCAGATCATATTGAAACCCTAAAGGAACTTGAAGATTACATTGAGGATGCTAAGAGTAAAGGCATCACTGGGGTTAAACGTGCACCTAGTATAAACGATAATGCAGTCGCTATTAAAGGAATGGCTGATTTAGTAAGGCTCCATTTGGAAACGAGTACACCTCATTCCCGTCAATTTACTCAGAGATGTCCTGGTTGCACGAACGAGTCTTGTCAAAAGCGAATTGACTTCTTTCAAAGATCTTAA
- a CDS encoding transmembrane transporter, with translation MSGNNHDWDHHGVQNSVSGTEISDEYMLARTGSLQSSNASQLDISHQIKEVNADTGSVASTIKSTGKLPEAESTGIHPASNKLNEDIHKTSLDKNEEQVSTRTLDDGPFEHDTQIRPSSQEHPPEQEPPRLEKIKRRAFAFVLNKRFWIVFVLGQVLSLCLTASNTFNGFLSEMGKVPAFQVFLFYAALTVVYTPYTIYRMGFKKYFEMVLHHGWKYIIFAFFDVEGNYFVVLAYQYTSVISASLLDSWATVAVVILSFLFLKVRYHWSQLLGIVVCIGGLALLVVSDLKNYGSNTKSAVNPGLGDGYMILGATCYGLSNTIEEYFASKLPLYVVVGQLSLYSSIISIVQNFIFDRHEFLHLHWTRSMGGYLAGFIIVMLILYSLAPICFRMSSATFYNISVLTSDFWSLIIGIHVFGNHVYWLYPIAFVMIIIGLFLYHIFIETADKTSKPWLKQGEGVDGVGMARRPSSSLFSTKSNIDKDAGKSEVIVAAHNDDEFFSRIGDSFRWMKHFFTKK, from the coding sequence ATGAGCGGAAATAATCATGATTGGGATCACCATGGGGTGCAAAACTCCGTTTCTGGCACAGAAATCTCTGATGAGTATATGTTGGCACGAACAGGTTCGCTTCAGAGTTCAAACGCAAGCCAATTGGACATTTCTCACCAGATAAAGGAAGTTAATGCTGATACTGGAAGCGTTGCAAGCACTATTAAAAGTACTGGCAAGTTACCAGAAGCCGAATCTACGGGGATTCACCCAGCCAGTAACAAGTTAAATGAGGACATCCACAAAACGTCTTTGGATAAGAATGAAGAGCAAGTTTCTACAAGGACTTTGGATGATGGTCCCTTCGAGCATGACACACAAATCCGACCGTCTTCTCAAGAACATCCACCAGAACAGGAGCCTCCTCGTTTGGagaagataaaaagaagggCTTTTGCATTTGTTTTAAACAAGCGCTTTTGGATTGTCTTTGTTTTGGGTCAAGTGCTTTCATTGTGTTTGACCGCTAGTAATACCTTCAACGGCTTTCTATCAGAGATGGGAAAAGTCCCtgcttttcaagttttcttgttctaTGCCGCGCTCACTGTCGTATATACTCCTTATACCATTTATCGAATGGGATTTAAGAAATACTTTGAAATGGTACTTCATCATGGCTGGAAGTACATtatttttgcatttttcgACGTAGAGGGGAATTATTTTGTAGTTCTCGCTTATCAATATACCAGCGTGATTAGCGCGAGTCTTTTGGACTCTTGGGCTACGGTTGCAGTCGtcattctttcatttttattccttaAGGTACGATACCACTGGAGTCAGCTGCTCGGTATTGTGGTCTGTATCGGTGGCCTTGCCTTGTTGGTTGTCAGTGACTTGAAAAATTATGGCAGTAATACAAAAAGTGCAGTGAACCCTGGTTTAGGAGATGGTTACATGATTCTTGGTGCAACTTGTTATGGTCTGTCAAATACCATTGAGGAATATTTTGCTTCCAAATTGCCTTTGTACGTAGTCGTCGGTCAACTGAGTCTTTATTCCTCCATCATCAGTATTGTAcagaattttattttcgaTCGCCACGAATTTTTGCATTTGCATTGGACCCGCAGTATGGGAGGATATTTAGCTGGCTTCATCATCGTTATGcttattctttattctcTTGCTCCTATATGTTTCCGTATGTCTTCCGCTACCTTTTATAATATTTCAGTGTTGACTTCGGACTTTTGGAGTTTAATTATTGGTATCCATGTGTTTGGAAACCACGTCTATTGGCTTTATCCTATTGCTTTCGTTATGATTATTATAGGCCTTTTTCTATatcatatttttattgaaacCGCCGATAAGACATCAAAGCCTTGGTTGAAGCAAGGAGAAGGTGTGGATGGTGTCGGTATGGCTCGTCGACCATCATCGTCTCTGTTTTCcacaaaaagcaatattGACAAGGATGCCGGCAAGAGCGAGGTTATTGTTGCTGCCCATAATGATGACGAGTTTTTCAGCCGTATTGGTGATTCCTTTAGATGGATGAAGCAtttctttaccaaaaaGTAA
- a CDS encoding conserved eukaryotic protein, R3H domain-containing, whose product MVLVPNSVYGQPDLREPAIPINNGVRRINILSFQQAKLRNSTHETRPSYFTKSLEHHSQHRRRPNESSRHVGSRKRHRYLNDLHLFSQVPEEEQENLYQEYCSSRPVFGFSSVNQEFYEDPIEDPLLDSSLHMKYNEQDFHYYTIASKIRHELKRSNALQLVLLLDRYLQNILHEKLISWSHRPNEVYQYISESFVVTASLDLKLMHENARSLYRHQYVRLDVECPDNTKASTFARYWIHLICAYYNINSTSMSGLTRRFVLLQIPKVIESPPEKLTCLLVS is encoded by the exons ATGGTTTTGGTTCCTAATAGCGTCTATGGACAACCAGATTTGCGTGAACCAGCAATTCCAATAAACAATGGTGTCCGTAGGATAAATATTTTGTCATTTCAGCAAGCGAAGTTAAGAAACTCTACCCACGAAACGCGTCCTTcatattttacaaaatcGTTAGAGCATCATAGTCAGCATAGACGGCGACCGAATGAATCCTCGCGCCATGTGGGATCGCGAAAACGTCACCGTTATTTGAATG ATCTTCATCTATTTAGTCAAGTTcctgaagaagagcaagaaaATCTATACCAGGAATATTGCTCATCCCGACCAgtctttggtttttcaaGTGTGAATCAGGAGTTTTATGAGGATCCTATCGAGGATCCATTATTGGACAGCTCTTTACATATGAAGTACAATGAGCAAGACTTTCATTATTACACAATTGCTAGTAAAATTCGCCATGAATTGAAACGTAGCAATGCCTTGCAATTGGTCTTATTACTTGACAGatatcttcaaaatatcCTTCATGAAAAGTTGATCTCGTGGAGTCATAGGCCGAACGAAGTGTATCAGTACATTTCAGAAAGTTTCGTCGTTACGGCCTCCCTCGATTTGAAGCTTATGCATGAGAATGCTCGATCTTTGTATCGGCATCAGTATGTCCGTTTGGATGTTGAATGTCCAGATAATACAAAAGCTTCTACGTTTGCAAGATATTGGATTCATTTAATTTGTGCTTATTACAATATTAACTCTACTTCTATGTCAGGTCTCACGAGAAGGTTTgttcttttgcaaatacCTAAAGTTATCGAAAGCCCGCCGGAGAAGTTGACTTGTCTATTAGTATCTTAA